One genomic region from Thermoleptolyngbya sichuanensis A183 encodes:
- a CDS encoding SirB1 family protein, whose product MDFPPARQRFYQEIHQPDEAIDLARAALYIAQEEYPPLDPEEYLNALDVMAAEVEERLPPERYPLRVIQALNRYLYEDLGYVGNAAQYYDPRNSYLNDVIERRRGIPITLSLVYLEVAKRVGFPMAGVGMPGHFLIRPTVADMDILIDPFHQGAVMFAEDCQERLSQVYGRSVELRPEFLQPVSNRQFLARMLTNLKMIYLNQEDLPRSLSMVERILMLFPDAPQEQRDRGILYYHLGRWPEASLDLEAYLDQVPTARDAKLIRNLLAQMSGS is encoded by the coding sequence ATGGATTTCCCGCCAGCGCGACAGCGGTTCTACCAAGAGATTCACCAGCCCGATGAAGCCATCGACTTGGCACGGGCCGCACTGTATATCGCACAAGAAGAATATCCCCCGCTCGACCCGGAAGAATATCTCAACGCGCTGGACGTGATGGCCGCAGAGGTTGAAGAGCGCTTGCCACCCGAACGCTATCCGCTGCGGGTCATCCAAGCGCTGAACCGCTATCTATACGAAGACCTGGGCTATGTGGGCAATGCCGCGCAATATTATGACCCGCGCAACAGCTACCTGAATGACGTAATTGAGCGGCGGCGGGGCATTCCGATTACGCTGTCGCTGGTGTATCTGGAAGTTGCAAAACGAGTTGGCTTCCCGATGGCGGGTGTGGGGATGCCCGGTCACTTTCTAATTCGCCCGACCGTGGCAGATATGGATATACTGATCGACCCATTTCATCAGGGTGCAGTGATGTTTGCTGAGGACTGTCAGGAGCGGCTGAGCCAGGTGTATGGGCGGTCTGTGGAACTGCGCCCAGAGTTTTTGCAGCCAGTCAGCAATCGTCAGTTTTTGGCGCGGATGCTGACCAATCTAAAGATGATTTATTTGAACCAGGAAGATCTGCCGCGATCGCTCTCTATGGTCGAACGTATCCTGATGCTGTTTCCCGATGCGCCCCAAGAACAGCGCGATCGCGGCATTTTGTACTATCACCTGGGTCGCTGGCCGGAGGCATCGCTGGATCTAGAAGCCTATCTTGACCAGGTTCCCACCGCCAGAGATGCCAAGTTGATTCGTAATCTGCTGGCGCAAATGAGCGGTTCTTAG
- a CDS encoding TldD/PmbA family protein, with protein MALDALEAEFSDLAAAIAERLLPEEQFTLGLNAEQSQFVRFNHARVRQTGGIVDCQVGLTLMANQRTASWRFPLTGNWDTDWAIAADALADLRADLPHLPIDPYQVLPSGDATSRDVHHGCLLDPNAVVDAVLPEVDGLDFTGIYAGGRMLQAYADSVGQRHWFATDSFSLDYSLFTADGQAVKGTLAGSEWDAAAYAAKLADSKQQLERLALTPKPIPKGGYRVYLAPAALADIVAMFSWGGVSEASLQQGESALGALQRGDRTLSSQFTLRENFASGLVPRFNHLGEIAPMELTIIDQGKLVNTLVNSRTAKEYGKTANGANSAESLRSPEVCPGSLPAADVLTALETGLYLSNLHYLNWSDRPTGRITGMTRYACFWVEQGEIVAPIENLRFDESLYRCLGDNLIALTQQIEFIATVDTYERRRLGGMWVPGALVEDFTFTL; from the coding sequence ATCGCCCTAGATGCGTTAGAAGCTGAGTTTTCTGACCTAGCAGCGGCGATCGCCGAGCGGCTATTGCCAGAGGAACAGTTCACGCTGGGGCTAAATGCTGAACAGAGCCAATTTGTGCGGTTTAACCACGCCCGCGTGCGGCAGACGGGCGGCATTGTGGATTGCCAAGTGGGGCTGACGCTGATGGCAAACCAGCGCACTGCGTCCTGGCGGTTTCCGCTGACGGGCAATTGGGACACAGACTGGGCGATCGCCGCCGATGCGCTGGCCGACCTGCGGGCCGACCTGCCTCATTTGCCGATCGATCCCTATCAAGTGTTGCCGTCGGGCGATGCCACCAGCCGCGACGTGCATCACGGTTGCCTGCTCGATCCAAATGCCGTGGTGGATGCTGTGCTGCCGGAGGTCGATGGGCTGGACTTTACGGGCATCTACGCGGGTGGGCGAATGCTGCAAGCCTACGCCGACTCGGTGGGGCAGCGGCACTGGTTCGCCACGGACTCCTTCTCGCTGGATTATTCGCTGTTTACCGCCGACGGGCAGGCTGTGAAGGGCACCCTAGCAGGCAGCGAGTGGGATGCGGCTGCCTACGCCGCCAAACTGGCGGATTCCAAACAGCAGCTTGAGCGCCTCGCCCTCACCCCCAAACCCATTCCCAAAGGCGGCTATCGGGTTTATCTGGCTCCGGCGGCGCTGGCTGATATTGTGGCGATGTTCTCCTGGGGCGGGGTCAGTGAGGCATCGCTCCAGCAGGGCGAAAGTGCCCTGGGCGCGTTGCAGCGGGGCGATCGCACGCTGTCTTCTCAATTCACCCTGCGCGAAAACTTTGCCTCTGGTCTGGTGCCCCGGTTCAACCACCTGGGCGAAATTGCCCCAATGGAGTTGACGATTATCGACCAGGGCAAGCTTGTTAACACGCTGGTCAACTCGCGCACCGCTAAGGAATATGGCAAAACCGCCAATGGGGCAAACAGCGCCGAATCGCTGCGATCGCCCGAAGTGTGTCCCGGCAGTCTGCCTGCTGCCGACGTGCTGACGGCGCTGGAGACGGGGCTGTACCTGTCTAATCTGCATTACCTGAACTGGAGCGATCGCCCAACCGGCCGCATCACGGGCATGACCCGCTACGCCTGCTTTTGGGTGGAGCAAGGCGAGATTGTGGCCCCGATTGAAAACCTCCGCTTTGACGAAAGCCTCTATCGCTGCCTCGGCGACAACCTGATTGCCCTGACGCAGCAAATTGAATTTATCGCCACTGTGGACACCTATGAGCGCCGTCGCCTCGGCGGAATGTGGGTTCCCGGTGCGCTGGTGGAGGACTTTACCTTCACGCTCTAG
- a CDS encoding cyclic nucleotide-binding domain-containing protein, producing MKKALYLLAAISDRDFEWLLQAGKRQGVPKGSVLISEGQPIDALYVVLSGRFVVSVASPDGDRPIAVLSSGEVLGEISFIDSRPPTATVRAVENSVVWSIPRMQLTAKLSQDVAFSSNFYRALAAFLSDRLRTTVSRLGYGGDSPNVPDDESPDHHNPQVFDNLDLAKARLEWLVTH from the coding sequence ATGAAAAAAGCGTTATATCTACTGGCGGCAATTAGCGATCGCGACTTTGAGTGGCTATTGCAGGCAGGGAAGCGGCAGGGCGTGCCCAAGGGATCGGTGCTGATTTCTGAAGGACAGCCGATCGACGCGCTGTATGTGGTGCTGAGTGGGCGATTTGTGGTGTCGGTGGCTTCGCCAGATGGCGATCGCCCCATTGCTGTGCTGTCCTCTGGTGAGGTGTTGGGGGAAATTTCCTTCATCGACTCGCGCCCGCCCACAGCGACGGTGAGAGCGGTTGAAAATTCGGTGGTTTGGTCAATTCCCCGGATGCAGTTGACGGCTAAACTGTCGCAAGATGTCGCCTTTTCGTCTAACTTCTATCGGGCGCTGGCGGCCTTTTTGAGCGATCGCCTGCGAACGACGGTCAGCCGATTGGGCTATGGGGGCGACTCGCCCAACGTGCCCGATGATGAATCGCCCGACCACCACAATCCCCAGGTGTTCGATAACCTGGATCTGGCAAAAGCCCGCCTAGAGTGGCTAGTGACGCATTAG
- a CDS encoding cyclic nucleotide-binding domain-containing protein, with protein MQKVLCILGELSDRDIDWLVQVGRKQQVPAGSVLIYEGHPVDTLYILLDGTLVVSISALDGRQIARLSSGELVGEMSFIDSRPPSATVQTLEDSTVLAIPRAQLAEKLQQDEGFGCRFYRALAILLSQRLRGTVKQLGDEGAKPTANGHVSQEDGVAIAQLRFERLLNQLQVQSAGQT; from the coding sequence ATGCAAAAGGTTCTGTGTATTCTGGGTGAGTTGAGCGATCGCGATATTGACTGGCTCGTGCAGGTCGGTCGCAAGCAACAGGTGCCCGCGGGCAGCGTCCTGATTTACGAGGGGCATCCGGTAGACACGCTCTATATCTTGTTGGATGGGACGCTGGTGGTGTCGATTTCGGCGCTGGACGGCCGACAGATCGCTCGCCTATCGAGTGGCGAGCTGGTGGGAGAAATGTCGTTTATCGACTCGCGCCCACCTTCGGCGACGGTGCAAACGCTGGAAGATTCTACGGTGCTGGCGATTCCTCGCGCCCAACTCGCCGAAAAGCTCCAGCAGGATGAAGGCTTTGGCTGCCGTTTTTATCGAGCGCTGGCGATTTTGCTGTCGCAGCGACTGCGGGGCACGGTGAAGCAGCTAGGCGACGAGGGCGCAAAACCCACCGCCAACGGTCATGTTTCCCAGGAAGACGGCGTGGCGATCGCCCAACTGCGGTTCGAGCGCCTGCTGAATCAGCTTCAGGTTCAGTCAGCGGGGCAGACCTAA
- a CDS encoding TldD/PmbA family protein gives MISDLQHLLSTLDLDADWIGLRAVRETAASCYVRDGLPEGNAKSLNQGVMVEVMAQGQIGYGAVNSFQPEQIRAAAKTAYQQAIVASRWGIYPATPAIRPKVVGQYASPFQKPLNALSPGEINELLVRLCKTLKVSEQIVQTLAVARHETVDSWFVSSNGSEVYQQLSLIETHYGAIAQDGPIVQQRSNNGHLAHCYQGGWELFLDDQLWSRAQHIGQQTVELLTAEECPTTRTTLVLAPDQMMLQIHESVGHPLELDRILGDERNYAGGSFVKPSDFGSLSYGSRLMNVTFNPAVPNEFASYRFDDTGAPASREYLIREGVLQRGLGSLESQARLGVPGVSCARASSWNRPPIDRMANLNLEPGEDSPAAIIADIEEGVYMEANRSWSIDDQRYKFQFGCEYAKRIENGKLTKTLRNPNYRGTTLDFWHRLSRIGNSETWEIYGTPYCGKGEPNQAIRVGHGSPVCAFEEVEVFGGG, from the coding sequence ATGATTTCTGATCTGCAACATCTGCTCTCTACCCTAGACCTGGATGCAGACTGGATTGGACTCCGGGCAGTCAGGGAAACCGCTGCCAGTTGCTATGTCCGCGATGGGCTGCCAGAGGGCAATGCCAAGTCGCTGAATCAGGGCGTGATGGTGGAGGTCATGGCGCAGGGGCAGATTGGCTATGGAGCAGTCAATTCCTTTCAGCCGGAACAGATCCGCGCGGCCGCTAAAACCGCCTATCAGCAGGCGATCGTCGCCAGCCGCTGGGGCATTTATCCCGCTACGCCCGCCATTCGTCCCAAAGTGGTGGGGCAATATGCCTCGCCGTTTCAAAAGCCGCTGAATGCCCTCTCGCCAGGAGAGATCAACGAGCTGCTTGTGCGCCTCTGCAAGACGCTGAAGGTTTCGGAGCAAATTGTGCAGACGCTCGCCGTTGCCCGTCACGAAACCGTGGATTCCTGGTTTGTCAGCAGCAACGGCTCTGAGGTGTATCAGCAGTTGTCACTGATTGAAACGCACTATGGGGCGATCGCCCAAGACGGCCCCATCGTGCAGCAGCGCAGCAACAACGGCCACCTGGCGCACTGCTATCAGGGCGGCTGGGAGCTATTTCTAGATGACCAGCTTTGGAGCCGCGCCCAGCACATTGGCCAGCAGACGGTCGAACTGCTGACGGCCGAGGAATGCCCCACCACCCGCACCACGCTCGTCCTCGCTCCCGACCAGATGATGTTGCAAATTCACGAAAGCGTTGGCCATCCGCTAGAGCTAGACCGCATTCTGGGGGATGAGCGCAACTACGCGGGCGGCAGCTTCGTGAAGCCGTCAGACTTTGGCAGCCTCTCCTATGGCTCCCGGCTGATGAATGTTACCTTTAACCCTGCCGTGCCGAATGAATTTGCCAGCTACCGATTTGACGACACGGGCGCACCCGCCAGTCGGGAATACCTGATTCGTGAAGGCGTGTTGCAGCGGGGGCTAGGCAGCCTGGAAAGTCAGGCGCGGCTGGGGGTTCCGGGGGTGTCTTGTGCCCGTGCCTCGTCCTGGAACCGCCCACCCATCGACCGCATGGCCAATTTGAACCTAGAGCCAGGAGAAGATTCGCCCGCCGCGATTATCGCCGACATCGAAGAGGGCGTGTATATGGAGGCAAACCGCTCCTGGTCTATCGACGATCAGCGCTACAAGTTTCAGTTTGGCTGCGAATATGCCAAGCGCATCGAAAACGGCAAGCTGACCAAAACGCTGCGAAATCCCAACTATCGCGGCACGACGCTCGACTTCTGGCATCGGCTGAGCCGCATTGGTAATTCAGAAACCTGGGAAATCTACGGCACGCCCTATTGCGGCAAAGGAGAACCCAACCAAGCGATTCGCGTGGGTCACGGCTCTCCGGTATGTGCCTTTGAAGAGGTGGAAGTGTTTGGCGGTGGCTGA